From a region of the Oncorhynchus tshawytscha isolate Ot180627B linkage group LG14, Otsh_v2.0, whole genome shotgun sequence genome:
- the LOC112237532 gene encoding C-X-C chemokine receptor type 5 isoform X2 translates to MTYDEGSFEDGGLFYGFDNYSELLESPDNSSIDTEYTCNDGAGLQLFHTVFQPLVYSLVFFLGLTGNGLMLTVLLKRRGLLRITEIYLLHLGLADLMLLATFPFALAQVSLGVVFGDVLCKLIGLMNRLNFLCGSLLLACIGFDRYLAIVHAITSLQSRRPRNVHLTCLALWLVCLALSAPNAVFLSVGESPIDPTQLSCFFHSHGLHANNWDLTERLLTHVLCFFLPLGVMTYCYAAVAVTLHHSQRGQRSLEKEGAIRLAALVTAVFCLCWLPYNITMLVKTLVDRGLDSGLSCQSRTSLDKALVVTESLGYTHCCLNPLLYAFTGVRFRQDLLRLLAH, encoded by the exons ATGACTTATGATGAG GGCTCATTTGAGGACGGGGGTCTTTTCTATGGCTTTGATAACTACTCAGAATTGCTGGAGAGTCCTGACAACAGTAGCATTGATACTGAGTACACCTGTAATGACGGAGCAGGTCTCCAGCTGTTTCATACTGTGTTCCAACCCCTG GTCTACAGCCTGGTGTTCTTCCTGGGgctgacag GTAACGGGCTGATGTTAACGGTGCTGCTGAAACGCCGTGGCCTCCTGCGGATCACAGAGATCTATCTATTACACCTGGGCCTGGCTGATCTGATGCTGCTAGCCACCTTCCCCTTCGCACTGGCACAGGTGTCCTTGGGGGTGGTGTTCGGAGACGTCCTGTGTAAACTGATTGGGCTGATGAACCGACTCAACTTCCTTTGTGGGAGTCTCCTCCTGGCATGTATCGGCTTCGACCGTTACCTGGCCATCGTGCATGCCATCACCAGCCTCCAGAGCCGACGCCCCAGGAACGTACACCTCACCTGCCTGGCACTGTGGCTCGTCTGTCTGGCCTTGTCTGCTCCCAATgctgtgttcctgtctgtaggggAGAGTCCCATAGACCCGACTCAGCTCTCATGCTTCTTCCACAGTCACGGTCTCCATGCAAACAACTGGGATCTGACG GAGCGGCTCCTGACCCACGTGCTGTGTTTCTTCCTGCCTCTCGGGGTCATGACCTACTGCTACGCTGCGGTGGCGGTCACCCTGCACCATAGCCAGAGAGGTCAGCGCAGCCTGGAGAAAGAGGGTGCCATCAGGCTGGCTGCACTAGTCACTGCTGTGTTCTGCCTGTGCTGGCTGCCCTACAACATCACCATGCTG GTGAAGACCCTGGTGGATCGGGGGTTGGACTCTGGTTTGAGCTGCCAGTCCCGGACTAGTTTGGATAAGGCCTTGGTGGTGACAGAGAGCCTGGGGTACACACACTGCTGCCTCAACCCGCTGCTGTACGCCTTCACTGGGGTACGGTTTCGACAGGATCTCCTGAGACTGCTGGCCCACTGA
- the ddx6 gene encoding probable ATP-dependent RNA helicase ddx6: MSTASTQNPVILGHSNQNGQLRGPVVKPAGGQGSGGGSHQTQQPSHMKQASSTINNGTGPSSTQLAKATPTANTVIKPGDDWKRNLTLPPKDTRMRTSDVTATKGNEFEDYCLKRELLMGIFEMGWEKPSPIQEESIPIALSGRDILARAKNGTGKSGAYLIPLLERIDLKKDCIQAMGIVPTRELALQVSQICIQISKHMGGVKVMATTGGTNLRDDIMRLDETVHVVIATPGRILDLIKKGVAKVNQVQMMVLDEADKLLSQDFVVMMEEILSYLPKQRQILLYSATFPLSVQKFMNSHLSKPYEINLMEELTLKGVTQYYAYVTERQKVHCLNTLFSRLQINQSIIFCNSSQRVELLAKKISQLGYSCFYIHAKMRQEHRNRVFHDFRNGLCRNLVCTDLFTRGIDIQAVNVVINFDFPKLGETYLHRIGRSGRFGHLGLAINLITYDDRFNLKGIEEQLGTEIRPIPGCIDKSLYVAEYHSENGEVKL; this comes from the exons ATGAGTACCGCCAGTACCCAGAACCCAGTGATACTGGGCCATTCCAACCAGAATGGCCAGCTCCGAGGCCCGGTGGTGAAGCCTGCAGGAGGCCAGGGCAGTGGAGGAGGCAGTCATCAGACACAGCAGCCCAGCCATATGAAGCAGGCCTCCAGCACAATCAACAACGGCACTGGGCCTAGCAGCACCCAGCTGGCTAAAGCTACCCCCACAGCCAATACTGTCATCAA GCCTGGAGATGACTGGAAGAGGAATTTGACGCTCCCTCCAAAAGACACGAGGATGAGAACATCG GACGTAACGGCAACTaaaggcaatgagtttgaagacTACTGCCTGAAGAGGGAGCTACTGATGGGCATCTTTGAGATGGGCTGGGAGAAGCCCTCTCCAATACAG GAGGAGAGCATCCCCATAGCGTTGTCTGGGAGGGACATTCTGGCCAGGGCCAAGAACGGGACAGGAAAGAGCGGAGCCTACCTCATTCCCTTACTGGAACGCATTGACCTGAAGAAGGACTGTATACAAG ctATGGGCATCGTTCCCACCAGAGAACTGGCATTGCAGGTGAGCCAAATCTGTATCCAGATCAGCAAACACATGGGAGGGGTCAAAGTCATGGCCACAACGGGTGGCACCAACCTCCGCGATGACATCATGAGGCTCGACGAGACAG TACACGTTGTGATTGCCACCCCTGGGAGGATCCTGGACCTCATTAAGAAGGGTGTGGCCAAAGTCAATCAGGTTCAGATGATGGTTTTGGATGAG GCAGACAAGCTGTTGTCCCAGGACTTTGTCGTGATGATGGAGGAGATATTGAGCTACCTGCCCAAACAGAGACAgattctgctctactctgctacCTTCCCTCTCAGCGTGCAGAAGTTCATG AACTCCCACCTGTCCAAGCCCTACGAGATCAACCTGATGGAGGAGCTGACCCTGAAGGGGGTCACCCAGTATTATGCCTacgttacagagagacagaaggtccACTGTCTCAACACGCTCTTCTCCAGG CTCCAGATCAACCAGTCTATAATCTTCTGTAACTCGTCTCAGAGGGTGGAGCTGCTGGCCAAGAAGATATCTCAGCTGGGCTACTCGTGTTTCTACATTCATGCCAAGATGCGACAG gAGCACCGTAACAGAGTGTTCCACGACTTCAGAAACGGGCTCTGCCGGAATCTGGTCTGCACAGACCTCTTCACAAGAGGTATCGATATTCAGGCGGTGAATGTGGTGATCAACTTTGACTTCCCCAAGCTGGGCGAGACGTATCTGCACCGCATCGGCAGATCCG GTCGTTTTGGTCACCTGGGTCTGGCCATCAACCTGATCACATACGATGACCGCTTCAATCTGAAGGGCATTGAGGAGCAGCTGGGAACAGAGATCAGACCCATCCCCGGCTGCATAGACAAGAGCCTGTACGTCGCAGAGTACCACAGTGAGAACGGAGAGGTCAAGCTGTGA
- the LOC112237532 gene encoding C-X-C chemokine receptor type 5 isoform X1, translated as MTYDEGSFEDGGLFYGFDNYSELLESPDNSSIDTEYTCNDGAGLQLFHTVFQPLVYSLVFFLGLTGNGLMLTVLLKRRGLLRITEIYLLHLGLADLMLLATFPFALAQVSLGVVFGDVLCKLIGLMNRLNFLCGSLLLACIGFDRYLAIVHAITSLQSRRPRNVHLTCLALWLVCLALSAPNAVFLSVGESPIDPTQLSCFFHSHGLHANNWDLTERLLTHVLCFFLPLGVMTYCYAAVAVTLHHSQRGQRSLEKEGAIRLAALVTAVFCLCWLPYNITMLVKTLVDRGLDSGLSCQSRTSLDKALVVTESLGYTHCCLNPLLYAFTGVRFRQDLLRLLAH; from the exons ATGACTTATGATGAG GGCTCATTTGAGGACGGGGGTCTTTTCTATGGCTTTGATAACTACTCAGAATTGCTGGAGAGTCCTGACAACAGTAGCATTGATACTGAGTACACCTGTAATGACGGAGCAGGTCTCCAGCTGTTTCATACTGTGTTCCAACCCCTGGTCTACAGCCTGGTGTTCTTCCTGGGGCTGACAG GTAACGGGCTGATGTTAACGGTGCTGCTGAAACGCCGTGGCCTCCTGCGGATCACAGAGATCTATCTATTACACCTGGGCCTGGCTGATCTGATGCTGCTAGCCACCTTCCCCTTCGCACTGGCACAGGTGTCCTTGGGGGTGGTGTTCGGAGACGTCCTGTGTAAACTGATTGGGCTGATGAACCGACTCAACTTCCTTTGTGGGAGTCTCCTCCTGGCATGTATCGGCTTCGACCGTTACCTGGCCATCGTGCATGCCATCACCAGCCTCCAGAGCCGACGCCCCAGGAACGTACACCTCACCTGCCTGGCACTGTGGCTCGTCTGTCTGGCCTTGTCTGCTCCCAATgctgtgttcctgtctgtaggggAGAGTCCCATAGACCCGACTCAGCTCTCATGCTTCTTCCACAGTCACGGTCTCCATGCAAACAACTGGGATCTGACG GAGCGGCTCCTGACCCACGTGCTGTGTTTCTTCCTGCCTCTCGGGGTCATGACCTACTGCTACGCTGCGGTGGCGGTCACCCTGCACCATAGCCAGAGAGGTCAGCGCAGCCTGGAGAAAGAGGGTGCCATCAGGCTGGCTGCACTAGTCACTGCTGTGTTCTGCCTGTGCTGGCTGCCCTACAACATCACCATGCTG GTGAAGACCCTGGTGGATCGGGGGTTGGACTCTGGTTTGAGCTGCCAGTCCCGGACTAGTTTGGATAAGGCCTTGGTGGTGACAGAGAGCCTGGGGTACACACACTGCTGCCTCAACCCGCTGCTGTACGCCTTCACTGGGGTACGGTTTCGACAGGATCTCCTGAGACTGCTGGCCCACTGA